In a single window of the Nicotiana tomentosiformis chromosome 8, ASM39032v3, whole genome shotgun sequence genome:
- the LOC138897502 gene encoding uncharacterized mitochondrial protein AtMg00820-like — MREELNHFERSKVWHLVQKPKNKTVIGTRWVFINKLDEQGNITRNKAKLVVQGYNQEEGIDYDETVAPVSIMEDIRMLIAFAAHMKFTLYQMDAPRASYERLSKFLLANNFVRGKVDNTLFLRSKGMNILIVQVYVDDIIFGATNEAMCEEFAKMRRNEFRNEHDG, encoded by the exons ATGCGAGAGGAGTTAAATCATTTTGAGAGAAGCAAGGTCTGGCACTTGGTACAGAAACCCAAGAACAAAACAGTCATAGGTACTAGATGGGTGTTCATAAACAAGTTGGatgaacaaggaaatatcacaaggaacAAGGCCAAACTGGTGGTTCAGGGATACAACCAAGAGGAGGGCATTGACTATGATGAGACAGTTGCACCTGTATCTATAATGGAGGATATAAGAATGTTGATAGCCTTTGCTGCCCACATGAAATTCACTTTATACCAAATGGAT GCTCCTAGAGCTTCGTATGAAAGGCTCTCAAAATTCCTCTTAGCTAACAACTTTGTAAGAGGAAAGGTGGACAACACTCTATTTCTGAGGAGTAAAGGGATGAATATCCTGATTGTgcaagtgtatgtggatgatattATCTTTGGGGCTACCAATGAAGCAATGTGCGAGGAATTTGCTAAGATGAGGAGAAATGAGTttcgaaatgagcatgatgggtga
- the LOC138897501 gene encoding uncharacterized protein — MSAPLEINEGQSTTRPSLFNGKYYSWWKARMEDFLTAGDYELWTIVNQGPFIPTKQNAQSETVPKDPSKFVAADFRMMEKTAKAKKILICGLCPDEYNRIYVCSNAKQIWDALQTSHVGTNQVKRSKIELLMRNYELFSMKES, encoded by the coding sequence ATGAGTGCTCCACTTGAAATTAATGAAGGACAATCAACTACCAGACCATCCCTGTTCAATGGAAAATATTACAGTTGGTGGAAAGCAAGAATGGAAGATTTCTTAACAGCTGGAGACTATGAACTATGGACCATAGTAAACCAAGGTCCTTTTATTCCTACTAAACAAAATGCACAAAGTGAAACAGTTCCTAAAGACCCCTCCAAATTTGTGGCAGCGGATTTCAGAATGATGGAGAAGACTGCAaaagctaagaaaatccttataTGTGGACTTTGTCCTGATGAGTACAATAGAATCTATGTGTGCTCTAATGCGAAGCAGATTTGGGATGCACTCCAAACTTCTCATGTAGGAACAAATCAAGTTAagagatcaaaaattgaactactcATGAGAAACTATGAGCTTTTCTCCATGAAGGAGTCTTAG